The Primulina eburnea isolate SZY01 chromosome 8, ASM2296580v1, whole genome shotgun sequence genome contains a region encoding:
- the LOC140839244 gene encoding uncharacterized protein: MISGGSTDGDSNRARKSRSRRECLEVEGSRKSEAVISFGPEDLRRVNLPHNDALVIQARVANYDILRVFVDSGSSVNVIFKDTFEQMDLQGYHLETVETALFGFAGHVVYPEGEIILPLTLGSHDLKRTVMTSFTMVDSPSSYNIILGRPAMNELRAVASTYHQKIKFPVGARVGEVRGDQPSSRKCYVEAVRADQSRSKREGKRAKIGETGGRRVEEGEIHFVAEEEQEAVEIGPGQQIRVARDLSMTIRVSLIKCLKTNIHVFAWSQQDLTGISPFISEHHLNILPGSHPIKQKKSHFGPEKDKVISEQVKELLKAGHIREIQFPTWLSNVVLVPKSTGKWRMCVDFRDLNKACPKDHYPLPRIDQLVVSTSGYELLSFMDAYQGYHQIPLAKNDQDKSSFVTSRGTFCYIVMPFGLKNAGATYQRLMDKVFEKQLGRNVEVYVDDIMGKTREVTTFINDLEETFATLIQYGIKLNPAKCIFGVKSGKFLGLWLQIGGLR, from the coding sequence ATGATATCCGGAGGCTCTACTGATGGAGACTCTAACCGGGCAAGGAAGTCAAGGAGTAGGAGAGAATGTTTGGAGGTGGAAGGATCGAGGAAGAGTGAGGCAGTCATCAGTTTCGGCCCGGAGGACCTAAGAAGGGTGAATCTACCCcataacgatgccttggtgATCCAAGCCCGAGTGGCGAATTATGATATTCTGCGGGTCTTCGTGGACTCAGGCAGTTCTGTGAATGTAATTTTCAAAGATACTTTTGAGCAGATGGATTTGCAGGGCTATCACCTGGAAACCGTGGAAACTGCTCTTTTTGGTTTCGCCGGTCACGTGGTTTATCCGGAGGGAGAAATTATTTTACCTCTGACTTTGGGTTCTCACGATCTCAAGAGAACAGTGATGACTTCTTTCACTATGGTGGACTCCCCGTCATCGTATAACATCATCCTTGGGAGGCCAGCCATGAATGAGTTGAGGGCTGTAGCGTCTACCTACcaccagaaaataaaatttcctgTGGGAGCCAGGGTAGGAGAAGTCCGGGGAGATCAACCCTCTTCTCGGAAGTGTTATGTAGAGGCAGTCCGGGCGGATCAGAGCAGATCTAAGAGGGAGGGGAAGAGGGCTAAGATAGGTGAGACGGGAGGAAGGAGAGTGGAGGAAGGGGAGATACACTTTGTGGcagaggaagagcaggaggcggTGGAAATTGGGCCAGGCCAGCAAATCCGGGTGGCTCGGGATCTCAGCATGACCATCCGGGTaagtttaattaaatgtttaaaaactaATATCCATGTGTTTGCCTGGTCCCAGCAGGACCTTACGGGGATTTCTCCCTTTATATCGGAGCATCATTTAAACATCCTCCCGGGGTCTCACCCCATAAAGCAGAAAAAGAGCCACTTTGGTCCTGAAAAGGACAAAGTCATATCAGAACAAGTAAAGGAGCTCCTAAAGGCGGGGCATATTCGGGAAATTCAATTTCCTACGTGGCTTTCCAATGTGGTTTTAGTACCTAAATCCACCGGCAAATGGCGTATGTGCGTAGACTTCCGCGATCTGAACAAGGCGTGCCCCAAAGATCATTATCCGCTGCCCCGGATTGACCAGCTGGTAGTTTCCACTTCAGGCTATGAGCTGCTGAGTTTTATGGATGCGTACCAGGGGTATCATCAGATTCCCCTGGCCAAAAATGATCAAGACAAATCCAGCTTCGTCACCTCGAgaggtacattttgttataTTGTAATGCCTTTCGGGTTGAAGAATGCAGGTGCTACTTACCAGCGTCTTATGGACAAAGTATTCGAGAAGCAGCTGGGGCGGAATGTGGAggtctatgtggatgatatcATGGGCAAGACACGGGAGGTCACTACTTTCATTAATGATCTGGAGGAAACTTTTGCCACCCTCATACAATATGGGATCAAGCTTAACCCGGCCAAATGTATTTTTGGCGTCAAAAGTGGCAAATTCTTGGGATTATGGTTACAGATCGGGGGATTGAGGTAA